Sequence from the Qipengyuania gaetbuli genome:
ACGAGCGAGCCTGCGGCGACCGAATAGGCGAGCGCGCGGAAGTTCGGGGTCGAAATGGCCTCGAACTTGTGTGCGTCGAGCCGTTCCAGCGTGCGGCAGGCGCGTTTTTGTGCGGTGATCGCCAGCCACCCTCCGGCAAGGATGAATACCGTCGCAATGGCTTTTGCCAGCCAAGGCGGGTCGAATGCGCCGAACACGGCCTTGAAGCCCAAGCCGATCCCGATTGCGGCAAAGGATGTACGTATCCAGCCCGCAAAGGTCCGTTCCATCGCCATGATGTTGCGGTCTTCGGCAAGGTCGGTGCGCAGTTCGGCCCACCGGGTGCTCTGGTCGGGTTTCTCGGGCGGATCGTCCTGGGCCATGCCCTAGAAGCGAGCGAGGAAGGCGGGCGTTCCGGATTACTGGGCAGCGATCGGGTCGGTCGAGACCAGCGGCTCGGTATCGTTGACCAGCCAGCTCTGGTCTTCCGGCATCGTTTCGGCGGGCGCGTCGAGGCTGCCGGCTTCGGAATACCAGCTGTCGAGTTCGGGCGAGACCTGCTGGCGCGGTTGCGCCTGCGCCGGGGCTGCGGCTGGTGCAGCCACTACGGGACGAGCGGTAGCTTCGGCCGACTGGTCGGCAAGGCTCTGCAACATGCCCGGGTCATCCTCGCGCCCCACCATCGCCATGACGGCGAGGAGGAACAGGCCGATCATCACGAGCTTTTTGCGCTGGGTGGTAAACAGGCTGGTTTCCATGACGCGCAACTATAGGCGCGGCGCGGTTAAGCCTTCGTTGATCCCGCTTCGGCCTTGAGTTCGTAGAGTTTTTCCAGCGCCTCGCGCGGGCTGAGCGTATCGACGTCGAGCGCTTCCAGCATAGTGCGCAAGCCGTCGTCCTTTGCTTCCGGCGCTTCGAGGCTGGCAGCGAACAGCGGCAAATCGCCAAGCCCGGCTGCTAGTCCCCCGGTTTCCGCGCGGCCCTTTTCCAGCTTGTCGAGCACCGCCTTGGCCCGCCGGATGACCGGCGCAGGTACACCCGCCAATTTGGCGACCGACAGGCCGTAGCTGCGATCCGCGGCGCCCTTTGCGAGCTCGTGCAGGAGGACAAGGTCGCCCTTCCACTCGCGCGCCCGCACGTGGTGGAGCGATAGTGCGTCGCAGGTATCGGCGAGGCGGGCCAGCTCGTGGTAGTGCGTTGCGAACAGGCAACGACATTTCAGCTGCTCGTGCACGGCCTCCACCACCGCCCAGGCCAGCGCCATGCCGTCATAAGTCGACGTGCCGCGCCCCACTTCGTCGAGGATCACGAAGCTGCGCTCGGTCGCCTGCGACAGGATGGCGGCGGTTTCCACCATCTCGACCATGAAGGTGGAGCGTCCGCGGGCGAGGTTGTCCGATGCGCCTACGCGGCTGAACAGCCGGTCGGCAAGGCCTATCCGCGCCGAGGAAGCAGGGACGAAGCTGCCCGCCTGCGCCAGCAGCAGGATCAGCGCGTTCTGGCGCAGGAAAGTCGACTTGCCGCCCATGTTCGGGCCGCCGATGAGCCACAGGCGATCGTCCGGCCCCAAGGCGCAATCATTCGCGACGAAACGCTCGCCCGCCTTGGCCAATGCGTGCTCCACGACCGGGTGACGCCCGCCGCTTACCTCGAGGCAGGGCTCGTCGAGCATCTCGGGCCGCGACCAGTCGCCTTCCACCGCCCGTTCGGCGAGCGCTGCGGACACATCGATGCGGGCAAGGGCGGCAGCGGTTGCAGCAATAGCCTCGCGCGCGGCCACGACTTCGCCGAGCAGCACTTCGAAATGCGCGTCCTCGGTGGCAAGTGCATGGCCGCCCGCTTCGGCGATACGGGTCGCTTCCTCGTGCAGGCCGACAGAATTGAACCGCACCGCGCCGGCCATGGTCTGGCGATGGGTGAAGCCGCTGTCGGCTGCCATCAGCTTGTCGCCGTGCTTGGCAGGCACTTCGATGAAATAGCCGAGCACCTTGTTGTGCTTGATCTTGAGCGAGGGCGTCCCGGTCTCTTCGCGGTATTTCGCTTCCAGCGCGGCGATGGCCTTGCGTGCATTGCCCGAAGCTTCCCGCAGCGCGTCGAGCGAATGGTCATAGCCTGCCGCAATGAAGCCGCCCTGGCTACGCTCGGTCGGCGGGGAGGGAACGAGCGCGCGGGCGAGATGATCGACCAGGGCTGCATGGCCGCCGAGGGCGCCCGTCATCCGCTGAAGCAGCGCTGGCAGGTCGGGGCTGGCGGCCAGCATGTCCCGAACACGCCGCGCTTCGGACAGGCCGTCGCGGATCTGGCCCAGATCGCGCGGGCTGCCGCGCCCCGCGACGAGGCGACCCAGCGCACGGCCGATGTCCGGCGCCTGCCGCAACACTGCGCGCAGATCGGCGCGCAGCAGGGGATCGGTGTGGAAATGCTGGACTGCTGCGAGCCGCTCCTCGATCGCGCCACGGTCGGCGAGCGGAGCGGAAAGGTCTTCGGCCAGCTGCCGCGCACCTGCCCCGGTCGAACAGCGATCGACACAGGCGATGAGCGAGCCTGCCCGTCCGCCGCCTTGCGCCTCGAGGATTTCGAGGCTGGCGCGAGTCGCTGCGTCCATGGCGAGATGCGCGCCGCTACCGCGGGCGACGGGAGGCAGGAGGAACGGCAGCGTGCCGCGGCCGACATGGTCGAGATAGGCGACCAGTCCGCCCGCAGCCGCCAACATGGGCCGCGTGAAATCGCCCAGCCCGTCAAGCGTCGCCACGCCGTGAACCGCCTTCAGCCGCGCTTCGCCTTCCTCGCTCCGGAAATCGGGACGCGGGCGGGGGATGACATCGGCAGGCGCATCATCCCAGTCTTCGGGCGCGACGATCTCGCTTGCCCCGAGCCGCGCAAGGGCCGCATCGAGCGCCTGCGGCGCGC
This genomic interval carries:
- a CDS encoding YidH family protein codes for the protein MAQDDPPEKPDQSTRWAELRTDLAEDRNIMAMERTFAGWIRTSFAAIGIGLGFKAVFGAFDPPWLAKAIATVFILAGGWLAITAQKRACRTLERLDAHKFEAISTPNFRALAYSVAAGSLVLTAGLWILNDGNLGG
- the mutS gene encoding DNA mismatch repair protein MutS, whose protein sequence is MSGKPTPMMQQYLALKREAGNALLFYRMGDFFELFFEDAKVASGVLDIALTSRGEHGGEPVPMCGVPVHAAEGYLARLIKAGCRVAIAEQTETPDEAKERAKREGTPTSKVLVARDIVRFVTAGTLTEEALLEPRRANLLVAIAPVRDGVGLASCDISTGRMELEECAPQALDAALARLGASEIVAPEDWDDAPADVIPRPRPDFRSEEGEARLKAVHGVATLDGLGDFTRPMLAAAGGLVAYLDHVGRGTLPFLLPPVARGSGAHLAMDAATRASLEILEAQGGGRAGSLIACVDRCSTGAGARQLAEDLSAPLADRGAIEERLAAVQHFHTDPLLRADLRAVLRQAPDIGRALGRLVAGRGSPRDLGQIRDGLSEARRVRDMLAASPDLPALLQRMTGALGGHAALVDHLARALVPSPPTERSQGGFIAAGYDHSLDALREASGNARKAIAALEAKYREETGTPSLKIKHNKVLGYFIEVPAKHGDKLMAADSGFTHRQTMAGAVRFNSVGLHEEATRIAEAGGHALATEDAHFEVLLGEVVAAREAIAATAAALARIDVSAALAERAVEGDWSRPEMLDEPCLEVSGGRHPVVEHALAKAGERFVANDCALGPDDRLWLIGGPNMGGKSTFLRQNALILLLAQAGSFVPASSARIGLADRLFSRVGASDNLARGRSTFMVEMVETAAILSQATERSFVILDEVGRGTSTYDGMALAWAVVEAVHEQLKCRCLFATHYHELARLADTCDALSLHHVRAREWKGDLVLLHELAKGAADRSYGLSVAKLAGVPAPVIRRAKAVLDKLEKGRAETGGLAAGLGDLPLFAASLEAPEAKDDGLRTMLEALDVDTLSPREALEKLYELKAEAGSTKA